Proteins found in one Sporosarcina sp. FSL K6-3457 genomic segment:
- a CDS encoding sensor histidine kinase produces the protein MQSWYSIFPKNPWLSIYAWVIFCFLPFFFIFRSSSPIEISIGISLLFLFFLSFRFSFKSKSGLVYMWLSFEMVISVGMTLLFGYVYLSIFTAFFIGNIRNPVGFFIIYGLHIAFTVGAIVAGFFIEIELFLPQVHFILISVIGTVLLPFNLYNRNKRENLEGQLEDAKERISELIIMEERQRIARDLHDTLGQKLSLIGLKSDLAGKLVSRDPHAAEKELHDIRQTASTALKEVRELVEDMRAMKLEDELMRIQQILKAAEMDFTVVGDPTFTNIPAIVENVLSMCLKEAVTNVVKHSYGTSCSIAFEQLPDEFVINVEDNGIGITRGGETLPGSGLKGMRERLEFINGSLQIEGGEGTKLSIRVPVIIKHIVEDD, from the coding sequence ATGCAAAGCTGGTATAGTATTTTTCCAAAAAATCCATGGTTGAGTATTTATGCGTGGGTAATTTTTTGTTTTTTACCGTTCTTTTTCATTTTCAGGTCATCCTCACCGATTGAAATTTCTATCGGTATATCGCTATTATTTTTGTTCTTTTTGTCATTCCGCTTTTCATTCAAATCAAAAAGTGGGCTTGTCTATATGTGGCTCAGTTTTGAGATGGTCATTAGTGTTGGGATGACGTTGTTATTTGGCTATGTGTACTTATCTATATTTACTGCGTTTTTTATAGGGAATATCCGTAATCCAGTTGGGTTTTTTATTATTTATGGACTGCATATTGCGTTCACGGTGGGTGCGATTGTTGCAGGTTTCTTCATCGAAATTGAATTGTTTTTGCCGCAGGTCCATTTCATCCTTATTTCTGTCATTGGGACGGTTTTGCTGCCATTCAATTTGTATAATCGCAATAAGCGTGAGAATTTAGAGGGGCAATTGGAGGATGCGAAAGAACGGATTTCAGAATTAATCATTATGGAGGAACGTCAACGGATTGCTCGTGATCTCCATGACACGCTTGGGCAGAAGTTATCGCTGATTGGCTTGAAGAGTGATTTAGCAGGAAAATTGGTGTCGCGTGATCCGCATGCAGCTGAAAAAGAGTTGCATGATATACGTCAGACGGCCAGTACGGCATTGAAGGAAGTACGCGAGTTGGTGGAGGATATGCGTGCGATGAAGCTGGAAGATGAATTGATGCGAATTCAGCAAATTTTGAAGGCGGCAGAAATGGACTTCACGGTTGTCGGTGATCCGACATTTACTAATATCCCGGCAATTGTCGAAAATGTGTTGAGTATGTGCTTGAAAGAAGCTGTGACAAATGTTGTGAAACATAGCTATGGGACGTCTTGCTCGATTGCATTTGAACAGTTGCCAGATGAGTTTGTTATTAATGTGGAAGATAACGGGATTGGAATTACGAGAGGTGGAGAAACGTTACCAGGCAGTGGGCTGAAGGGGATGCGAGAACGACTCGAATTCATAAACGGTAGCCTCCAAATTGAGGGGGGCGAAGGTACGAAACTATCGATTCGAGTTCCTGTCATTATAAAACATATTGTGGAGGACGATTGA
- a CDS encoding response regulator transcription factor produces the protein MIRIVIAEDQGMMLGALGSLLNLEEDMEVVGMAKNGEEAVALVKEQQPDVCIMDIEMPVMTGLDAAEALRGKDCKIIILTTFARTGYFDRARKAGVRGYLLKDSPIEELVSSIRTIMDGRRIYAPELVDIAYGDDETENPLTERESQVLGLIADGRTTKEIAGELYLTPGTVRNYISTILEKLGAGNRIEAISRFKEKGWFK, from the coding sequence ATGATACGTATTGTTATAGCAGAAGACCAAGGAATGATGCTTGGAGCACTGGGCTCATTACTCAATTTGGAAGAGGATATGGAAGTTGTCGGGATGGCGAAAAATGGGGAAGAAGCGGTTGCGTTAGTGAAGGAGCAGCAGCCTGATGTGTGTATTATGGACATTGAAATGCCGGTGATGACGGGGCTTGATGCGGCGGAGGCATTACGAGGCAAGGATTGTAAAATTATCATTTTGACGACGTTTGCAAGGACGGGTTATTTTGATCGCGCCCGAAAAGCGGGGGTACGGGGCTATTTGTTGAAGGATAGTCCAATCGAGGAGCTTGTTAGTTCTATCCGCACGATTATGGATGGCAGAAGGATTTATGCACCGGAGCTTGTAGATATTGCTTACGGGGATGATGAAACGGAAAATCCGTTAACGGAGCGTGAAAGCCAAGTGCTAGGGCTTATCGCAGATGGCAGGACGACGAAAGAAATTGCAGGTGAGTTATATTTAACGCCAGGGACTGTGCGCAATTATATTTCCACCATTCTTGAAAAGCTCGGTGCAGGGAATCGGATTGAGGCGATTTCTCGTTTTAAGGAGAAGGGCTGGTTTAAGTGA
- the kynU gene encoding kynureninase gives MFGVDYAQGLDGKDELAKYKDEFYLLKETIYMDGNSLGLLSKRAERTLHELLDSWKTLGIDGWTEGANPWFYLSESVGEKMAPLVGGLASEVIATGSTTTNLHQLVATFYKPSGNKTKILADELNFPSDIYALKSQLLLKGYEPAEHLVRVKSRDGRLLDETDIIAAMTDDIALIVLPAVLYRSGQVLDMERLTAAARERGIPIGFDLCHSVGAVEHALHNWGTDFAFWCTYKHLNGGPGSVAGLFVHDKHCGTAPGLAGWFGSKKDSQFDMDHTMDSAVDAAAYQIGTPHILSLAPVIGALELFEEVGIQRVREKSLQLTAYMLELIREELSVYDFTIGNPLDDSRGGHILLEHEEAARICKALKAEGVIPDFRTPNGIRLAPVALYNSFEDVWHTVQKLKVIMDDKRYEKFTNQRGVVA, from the coding sequence ATGTTTGGAGTTGATTATGCACAGGGGCTTGACGGTAAAGACGAACTTGCGAAGTATAAGGATGAGTTTTACCTACTAAAAGAGACGATATATATGGATGGTAATTCGCTCGGGTTATTATCCAAACGAGCGGAGCGGACATTGCATGAATTGTTAGATTCATGGAAAACGCTAGGCATTGATGGTTGGACGGAAGGCGCTAATCCGTGGTTTTATTTGTCAGAGTCAGTGGGGGAGAAAATGGCGCCACTAGTTGGGGGACTAGCAAGCGAAGTGATCGCGACAGGGTCGACAACAACAAATCTGCATCAGCTTGTGGCAACGTTTTACAAGCCTTCGGGAAATAAAACAAAGATTCTTGCGGATGAACTTAATTTCCCATCAGACATTTATGCGTTAAAAAGTCAGCTCTTATTAAAGGGCTACGAGCCTGCTGAACATCTCGTTCGTGTCAAAAGTCGTGATGGCAGATTGCTAGACGAAACAGATATTATTGCAGCGATGACGGATGATATTGCGCTTATTGTTTTGCCAGCGGTGCTCTATAGAAGTGGGCAAGTATTGGATATGGAGCGGCTGACAGCGGCGGCACGTGAGCGTGGGATTCCCATTGGCTTCGACTTATGCCACTCAGTTGGTGCCGTCGAGCATGCCTTGCATAATTGGGGAACGGATTTCGCTTTTTGGTGCACGTATAAGCATTTGAATGGCGGACCTGGTTCCGTTGCGGGCTTGTTCGTTCATGACAAGCATTGCGGTACAGCGCCTGGATTAGCCGGCTGGTTTGGTTCCAAAAAAGACTCGCAGTTTGATATGGATCATACGATGGATTCGGCAGTGGATGCAGCGGCCTACCAAATTGGAACGCCGCATATCCTCAGTCTAGCGCCGGTCATAGGTGCGCTTGAATTGTTTGAGGAGGTAGGCATTCAACGTGTTCGTGAAAAGTCACTTCAACTAACAGCCTATATGCTGGAATTAATTCGAGAAGAGCTATCCGTTTATGATTTTACTATTGGCAATCCGCTTGATGACTCGCGCGGGGGTCACATCTTACTTGAACACGAGGAAGCGGCTCGTATTTGTAAAGCGCTGAAAGCAGAGGGAGTTATTCCAGATTTCCGTACACCAAATGGCATTCGATTAGCACCTGTTGCTTTGTATAATTCCTTTGAAGACGTCTGGCATACCGTGCAGAAACTGAAAGTCATTATGGATGACAAGCGCTATGAAAAATTCACCAATCAAAGGGGTGTTGTGGCATGA
- the kynB gene encoding arylformamidase yields the protein MTEKWIDISQPLQNDIAEWPGDTPFTYEVAFVKADTGSVNIGKMTTSTHMGTHIDAPFHFDDNGKRVLDLPIDLYIGRARVIDVTGAESVGRAELEGIDFGGAERILLKTGSRPDANVFPKEFTVLRADIGSLLKERGVRLIGVDTPSVDPEDSKLLEAHHALNNNGVMILENIVLSAVESGDYELIALPLPLRDGDGSPVRAVLRRWAHE from the coding sequence ATGACAGAGAAATGGATTGATATTTCACAGCCGCTTCAAAACGACATTGCAGAGTGGCCAGGCGACACGCCGTTTACGTATGAAGTTGCGTTTGTGAAAGCAGATACGGGTTCCGTTAATATTGGCAAGATGACAACAAGTACACATATGGGGACGCATATCGATGCGCCGTTTCACTTTGATGATAATGGCAAGCGCGTGCTCGATTTACCGATTGACTTGTACATCGGACGAGCGCGAGTGATTGATGTGACAGGTGCAGAAAGTGTTGGGCGCGCGGAGTTGGAAGGTATCGATTTCGGAGGTGCAGAACGGATTTTATTGAAAACAGGGAGTCGTCCGGATGCGAATGTATTTCCGAAGGAGTTTACCGTGTTGCGTGCAGATATTGGGTCTTTATTGAAAGAGCGGGGGGTTCGGCTGATTGGCGTCGATACGCCATCCGTTGATCCAGAAGACAGCAAGCTATTGGAGGCGCATCATGCGCTCAATAACAACGGCGTGATGATTTTGGAGAATATCGTACTCAGTGCAGTGGAGTCGGGGGATTACGAGCTCATTGCGTTGCCATTACCGTTGAGGGATGGCGATGGTAGTCCTGTACGTGCGGTATTGCGGAGGTGGGCTCATGAGTGA
- the kynA gene encoding tryptophan 2,3-dioxygenase codes for MVVLYVRYCGGGLMSEKGIHTDFRDNMTYGEYLHLDTLLSSQQRLSGHHDEMLFIVIHQVSELWMKLILHELGTAIDLIEKDELPEAFKMLARVSRTQTQIIQAWDVLATLTPAEYMEFRGSLGRASGFQSYQNRLIEFALGYKQSHILKIYEKDQELASELEAAYRAPGIYDVAIRALARAGFAITPELLTRDFTVTYQGDSTVADAWLEVYRNVDDYWDLYQLAEKLVDIEDSHQQWRFRHMKTVERIIGFKMGTGGSSGVNYLKSVLDHRFFPELWDVRTKL; via the coding sequence ATGGTAGTCCTGTACGTGCGGTATTGCGGAGGTGGGCTCATGAGTGAAAAAGGAATTCATACGGATTTTCGGGATAATATGACATACGGGGAGTATTTGCATCTCGATACATTGTTGTCGAGTCAGCAGCGCTTGTCTGGGCATCATGATGAAATGCTGTTCATCGTCATTCATCAAGTAAGCGAATTGTGGATGAAGCTTATTTTGCATGAGTTGGGTACGGCGATTGATTTGATTGAAAAAGACGAACTGCCGGAAGCTTTTAAAATGCTGGCGCGCGTGTCTAGAACACAGACGCAGATTATTCAGGCATGGGATGTGTTGGCGACGTTGACACCTGCTGAATATATGGAGTTTCGTGGGAGCTTGGGCAGGGCGTCGGGCTTCCAGTCGTATCAGAATCGACTCATCGAGTTTGCGCTAGGCTATAAGCAGTCACATATTTTGAAAATTTACGAGAAAGACCAGGAGCTAGCAAGTGAACTCGAAGCGGCCTATCGTGCGCCGGGTATTTACGATGTGGCGATACGCGCGCTGGCAAGGGCCGGCTTCGCGATTACGCCCGAATTGCTGACTCGCGACTTTACTGTTACGTATCAAGGAGATTCGACAGTGGCAGATGCTTGGCTTGAGGTGTACCGCAATGTCGATGATTATTGGGATTTATATCAGCTTGCGGAGAAATTGGTCGACATCGAAGATAGCCATCAGCAATGGCGCTTCCGCCATATGAAAACGGTCGAACGGATCATTGGTTTTAAAATGGGAACAGGTGGCTCGTCTGGTGTGAACTATTTGAAGTCGGTACTCGACCATCGCTTCTTTCCAGAATTATGGGATGTGCGCACAAAATTATAA
- a CDS encoding D-alanyl-D-alanine carboxypeptidase family protein — translation MKKLGLIIVICALSLAFVWKDKLLMSEEDVEMNSSAEATIVMEAETGKVLYEDNSKQPLPIASMSKLMTQYLVLNAINNGTLTWESVYQPSEYVQQMTQQAGAVKLGIVAGHSYTVEELFIAMTVISANDAAMALAEMVGGTEKAFVGLMNKQATHFGLKETTFYNASGLDGDYIGKGQDETNLSSARDVAVLAQQLLAKYPEVLDVARMTDFTTSEGARLWSTNLMLPGMPQAYPGIDGLKTGYTDQAGSCLVSTGVFDARRIITVVMDVEAGGMDTINPRFELTKELIERFVMK, via the coding sequence ATGAAGAAATTAGGATTGATTATAGTGATTTGTGCGCTCAGCCTCGCCTTTGTGTGGAAGGACAAGCTGTTGATGTCAGAAGAGGACGTTGAGATGAACAGCAGTGCGGAAGCTACTATTGTTATGGAAGCAGAGACGGGAAAAGTATTGTATGAAGACAATAGTAAACAACCATTGCCAATTGCGAGTATGTCCAAGCTGATGACACAATACTTGGTGCTCAATGCCATAAATAATGGGACATTAACATGGGAAAGTGTTTACCAGCCAAGTGAGTATGTGCAGCAGATGACACAGCAAGCGGGTGCGGTTAAATTGGGCATAGTGGCAGGTCACTCCTATACAGTAGAAGAGTTGTTCATCGCCATGACTGTCATCTCGGCAAATGATGCTGCTATGGCACTTGCTGAAATGGTTGGCGGAACGGAAAAGGCCTTTGTTGGGTTAATGAATAAACAAGCAACACATTTCGGGCTCAAGGAGACGACTTTTTACAATGCCAGTGGGCTGGATGGCGACTATATCGGCAAAGGACAAGATGAAACAAATCTGTCATCTGCTCGAGATGTCGCAGTGCTAGCGCAGCAATTATTAGCCAAATATCCTGAAGTGCTCGACGTTGCAAGAATGACTGACTTTACGACAAGTGAAGGTGCACGACTATGGAGTACAAATTTAATGCTGCCAGGCATGCCGCAAGCTTACCCTGGAATCGATGGATTGAAGACCGGTTATACAGATCAGGCAGGTTCATGTTTGGTCAGTACAGGTGTTTTCGATGCTCGGCGGATTATTACGGTTGTGATGGATGTGGAAGCAGGCGGAATGGATACCATTAACCCGCGATTTGAGTTGACAAAAGAGCTTATTGAGCGGTTTGTGATGAAGTAA
- a CDS encoding YqcI/YcgG family protein yields the protein MMQTEDALLTKEDFAKRTDLPDWLLKEYRTFHKTVTDKTFPCYFGMNGELKGELRYAYVTQDDWSHLPAALKSFLALFKEPNHKRHGLFVFVEPFEIEGLLEDYRQQFWEILQYLHEVDKIEWPARSPRNSEHYLWDFHFHGEPIFVFGNAPAYKQRKTRDLGNAMVIGFQPRTIFEGLKGTEPGGMMSREKVRERVAVWDQLPKHPDISHFGDPTHHEWKQFFIGDDAEPIQGNCPFKHKDME from the coding sequence ATGATGCAGACAGAAGATGCTTTATTGACAAAAGAGGATTTTGCAAAGCGTACGGACTTGCCCGATTGGTTGTTGAAGGAATACCGAACGTTTCATAAGACAGTGACGGATAAGACATTTCCCTGTTATTTCGGGATGAATGGTGAGCTGAAAGGTGAATTGCGTTATGCCTATGTGACACAAGATGATTGGTCTCATTTGCCGGCTGCATTGAAGTCATTTTTGGCATTGTTCAAAGAGCCCAATCATAAGCGACATGGGTTATTTGTATTTGTAGAGCCTTTTGAAATAGAAGGTTTGTTAGAGGATTATCGCCAGCAATTTTGGGAGATTCTACAATACTTGCACGAAGTAGATAAGATAGAATGGCCTGCTAGGAGCCCGCGAAATTCGGAGCATTACTTGTGGGATTTTCATTTCCACGGAGAGCCCATTTTTGTTTTTGGCAATGCACCCGCTTATAAGCAACGGAAAACACGGGATCTTGGTAACGCAATGGTGATTGGGTTTCAGCCTAGGACAATTTTTGAGGGATTAAAAGGAACAGAACCCGGTGGAATGATGTCACGCGAAAAAGTACGGGAGCGTGTGGCAGTCTGGGATCAGTTACCGAAGCATCCTGACATTAGTCATTTTGGCGATCCGACGCATCATGAATGGAAACAGTTTTTCATCGGAGATGATGCGGAGCCTATTCAAGGAAATTGTCCGTTTAAGCATAAGGACATGGAGTAA
- a CDS encoding dimethylarginine dimethylaminohydrolase family protein, whose product MSTPVEETPLTQCDTEYDTLRRVILCQPKFMSIEEVINDVQKKYEDENINVELAMKQHKNFEKMLKEYGVEVIKLPSSAQFPEQVFTRDIGFTVGDDVFVAEMASDIRKGEEEILEEWLEDEDISFQTTTDRVEGGDVIVDRSTLYVGISSRTSEEAVRKLRHDLPDYEIIQVPFNEKYLHLDCVFNILSPEVGLIFPKALDAETIDMLSARKYKLIEVSEAEQFTLGTNVLSIGDKKVFSLPQNKNVNTQMRAHGFEVIEVDFSEIIKSGGSFRCCSMPIVRE is encoded by the coding sequence ATGAGCACCCCAGTGGAAGAGACACCGTTAACTCAGTGCGATACAGAATATGATACGCTGCGCCGTGTCATCCTATGCCAGCCAAAATTCATGTCAATCGAAGAGGTAATCAATGATGTACAAAAGAAGTATGAAGATGAAAATATAAACGTGGAACTTGCGATGAAACAACATAAAAACTTTGAAAAAATGCTGAAGGAATACGGAGTCGAAGTCATCAAACTGCCGTCATCCGCACAATTCCCAGAACAGGTTTTCACGCGAGACATTGGTTTCACCGTTGGAGACGATGTCTTCGTTGCAGAAATGGCTAGCGATATTCGTAAGGGAGAGGAAGAGATACTTGAGGAGTGGTTGGAAGACGAGGATATCTCATTCCAAACAACGACAGATCGAGTCGAAGGCGGAGACGTCATTGTAGATCGGAGCACGCTATACGTCGGCATCAGCAGTCGTACATCTGAAGAAGCAGTCCGGAAATTGAGGCATGATTTACCTGACTACGAAATTATCCAAGTTCCATTTAATGAAAAATACTTGCACCTCGACTGTGTATTCAATATTTTATCACCCGAAGTAGGGCTAATCTTCCCGAAAGCACTCGATGCAGAAACAATCGACATGCTTTCAGCAAGGAAATATAAACTCATCGAAGTATCCGAAGCAGAACAATTTACATTGGGCACAAATGTCCTTTCAATTGGCGATAAAAAAGTGTTCAGCCTGCCACAAAACAAAAATGTGAACACGCAAATGCGTGCCCACGGATTTGAAGTCATCGAAGTCGATTTCTCTGAAATTATTAAATCTGGCGGTTCCTTTAGATGTTGCTCAATGCCGATTGTTAGGGAATAG
- a CDS encoding Uma2 family endonuclease yields MAESKTNRRITISEIIEWDGSWELIDGIPYNMTPAPTTHHQQIVGELFFALRTHFGNDGCSVFVAPYDIQIDEVDEYTIVQPDISVFCNKNQVGEKRAQGASDLMIEVLSPSTALKDRNHKFNLYERTGVTEYWLADPHNKTIEVYGLSEGRYLKRQVFGHEDTLSSFVFSELTIDLNKIFSN; encoded by the coding sequence ATGGCAGAGTCAAAAACTAATCGAAGAATAACGATTTCAGAAATTATCGAATGGGATGGCAGTTGGGAATTGATTGACGGCATACCCTACAACATGACGCCTGCTCCTACCACACACCATCAACAAATTGTCGGAGAACTTTTTTTCGCACTACGGACACATTTTGGCAATGATGGTTGTTCTGTATTTGTAGCACCTTACGATATCCAAATTGATGAGGTAGATGAGTATACAATTGTACAGCCTGACATTTCTGTATTTTGTAATAAAAATCAGGTTGGAGAAAAGCGTGCACAAGGTGCGTCGGACTTAATGATTGAAGTCTTGTCCCCCTCTACCGCCTTAAAAGATCGTAACCATAAATTTAATTTATATGAACGGACTGGCGTTACAGAATATTGGCTTGCCGACCCTCATAATAAAACCATTGAAGTGTACGGCTTATCGGAAGGCAGATACCTAAAACGGCAAGTATTTGGGCATGAAGATACCCTGTCATCATTTGTTTTTTCGGAACTGACAATTGACTTGAATAAAATATTTTCAAACTAA
- a CDS encoding ring-cleaving dioxygenase: MNHLKGMHHVTAITSSAEENYKFFTYVLGMRLVKKTVNQDDIQTYHLFFADDVGGAGTDMTFFDFPGIQKGTHGTNEIYRTAFRVPTDAALDYWVKRFDRLGVKHDGIEEQFGVKVLSFVDFDDQQYQMISDENNKGIASGTPWQKGPVPLEYAITGLGPIHIRIIEFDYMKEVLEKVLLFKEIAQEGDLHLFEVGEGGNGAQVIVEKNDVLPPGQQGFGTVHHAAFRVEDRAVLDEWTERIESFGLRTSGYVDRFFFESLYSRVAPGILFEFATDGPGFMGDEPYETLGEKLSLPPFLEGQREQIENMVRPIDTVRSTKEFTKE, from the coding sequence ATGAATCATTTAAAAGGAATGCATCACGTAACAGCCATTACAAGTAGCGCAGAGGAGAATTACAAATTTTTCACCTATGTACTAGGCATGCGTTTAGTGAAGAAAACGGTCAACCAAGATGACATTCAAACGTACCACCTATTCTTTGCAGATGACGTAGGCGGCGCGGGAACAGACATGACATTTTTCGATTTCCCAGGCATTCAAAAAGGTACGCACGGTACAAACGAAATCTATAGAACAGCTTTCCGTGTGCCGACGGATGCTGCATTAGACTATTGGGTGAAGCGCTTTGATCGACTAGGTGTGAAGCATGACGGCATTGAAGAGCAGTTTGGCGTCAAAGTACTGTCATTCGTCGATTTCGATGACCAGCAATACCAAATGATTTCAGATGAAAACAATAAAGGCATTGCATCCGGTACACCATGGCAAAAAGGGCCCGTTCCATTGGAATATGCCATCACTGGACTAGGACCGATCCATATTCGTATTATTGAATTTGATTATATGAAAGAGGTACTGGAAAAGGTGCTATTATTCAAGGAAATTGCGCAAGAGGGAGATTTGCATTTATTCGAAGTTGGTGAAGGCGGAAATGGCGCACAAGTTATTGTGGAAAAAAATGATGTACTTCCGCCAGGTCAACAAGGCTTTGGTACCGTCCACCACGCAGCATTCCGTGTCGAAGACCGTGCTGTACTGGACGAATGGACGGAGCGCATCGAAAGCTTTGGCTTACGCACATCCGGCTACGTCGATCGCTTCTTCTTCGAATCGTTGTATTCACGAGTAGCACCAGGCATTCTTTTCGAATTCGCCACAGACGGACCGGGCTTCATGGGCGATGAACCATACGAAACACTTGGCGAAAAACTATCGCTACCTCCGTTTTTAGAAGGGCAACGCGAGCAAATCGAGAACATGGTGCGTCCGATTGATACGGTGAGAAGCACTAAAGAATTTACGAAGGAATAA
- a CDS encoding gamma-glutamyltransferase family protein — MDYLYHPYQSQRHTVFARKGMVATSQPLAANAGLEIMQKGGNAIDAAIATAAALTVVEPTSNGIGGDAFALVWVKDKLYGLNASGPAPATLTPEAVKALGHDKMPVHGMVPITVPGEPAAWAELSRRFGKLPLKEVLVPAIRYAEEGYPLTPILAKYWGIAYKKFKEKLTGDEFTAWFDTFAPNGRAPETGEMWSSPGHAKTLRAIADTDARDFYGGEIANQIDAYMKKYGGFLSKEDLAAYKPEWVEPISVNYKGYDVWEIPPNGHGMVALMALNIYNKQSKPEWNSVQTLHEQIESMKLAFTDGKAFITEEADMPVETAYLLSEEYAKKRSALIGDEALEPQVYDLPKGGTVYLATADEEGNMVSFIQSNYMGFGSGIVVPGTGIGLQNRGCDFSLEEGHPNVLKPGKRTYHTIIPGFLSKDRQAVGPFGVMGGYMQPQGHYQVVLNTVDFLLNPQAALDVPRWQWIAGKKILVEPEFPERLVKELIVKGHEVTIAKDSGSFGRGQIIWRNPVTGVLQGGTESRTDGAIAVW, encoded by the coding sequence ATGGATTATTTATACCACCCGTACCAATCACAACGTCATACCGTATTTGCACGAAAAGGCATGGTTGCCACTTCGCAGCCTCTTGCAGCTAATGCAGGGCTGGAGATTATGCAAAAAGGTGGTAACGCTATCGATGCAGCCATTGCTACTGCAGCAGCGCTGACAGTCGTCGAACCAACTTCAAATGGAATCGGTGGCGATGCATTTGCACTCGTTTGGGTGAAAGATAAGCTCTACGGACTCAATGCATCCGGCCCAGCACCTGCCACATTAACGCCCGAAGCTGTGAAAGCACTTGGGCATGACAAGATGCCGGTTCATGGCATGGTGCCGATAACAGTTCCTGGTGAACCGGCTGCTTGGGCAGAATTATCACGTAGATTTGGCAAGCTACCCTTGAAAGAAGTGCTGGTACCTGCGATACGCTACGCAGAAGAAGGCTATCCATTGACCCCAATCCTCGCGAAATACTGGGGAATCGCTTATAAAAAATTTAAAGAAAAGCTCACGGGCGATGAATTCACAGCATGGTTTGACACCTTTGCACCAAATGGACGTGCACCTGAAACAGGTGAAATGTGGTCTTCGCCAGGCCATGCAAAAACACTGCGGGCCATTGCAGACACAGATGCACGTGATTTTTATGGAGGAGAAATTGCGAATCAAATCGATGCCTATATGAAAAAGTACGGCGGATTTTTATCCAAAGAAGATCTTGCTGCCTACAAGCCAGAGTGGGTAGAGCCCATTTCTGTGAACTATAAAGGGTATGATGTATGGGAAATTCCACCGAATGGTCATGGCATGGTCGCACTCATGGCGCTCAATATCTATAACAAACAAAGTAAACCAGAGTGGAATTCAGTCCAGACACTCCATGAGCAAATCGAAAGCATGAAGTTAGCCTTCACAGACGGCAAAGCATTTATCACAGAGGAAGCGGATATGCCAGTTGAAACGGCATATCTATTATCGGAAGAGTATGCCAAAAAACGTTCCGCATTGATTGGTGATGAAGCACTAGAACCACAAGTGTATGATTTGCCAAAGGGAGGAACGGTCTACCTGGCAACGGCTGATGAGGAAGGGAATATGGTGTCCTTCATCCAGTCCAACTACATGGGCTTTGGTTCGGGCATTGTGGTACCGGGAACAGGCATTGGCCTGCAAAATCGTGGGTGTGACTTTTCACTGGAAGAGGGTCATCCGAATGTATTGAAGCCAGGGAAACGGACTTATCACACGATTATTCCAGGATTCCTATCGAAGGATAGACAAGCAGTTGGACCATTTGGTGTCATGGGTGGTTATATGCAACCTCAAGGACACTATCAAGTTGTGCTCAACACAGTAGACTTCTTGTTGAATCCGCAAGCGGCATTGGATGTGCCGAGATGGCAATGGATTGCAGGTAAGAAAATACTGGTAGAACCGGAGTTCCCGGAACGTTTGGTGAAGGAATTGATTGTGAAAGGGCATGAAGTCACCATTGCTAAGGATAGCGGCAGTTTTGGACGTGGGCAGATTATATGGCGTAATCCGGTGACGGGTGTGCTGCAGGGCGGTACAGAATCACGGACGGATGGAGCGATTGCAGTTTGGTAA